In Microbulbifer celer, a single window of DNA contains:
- the rlmB gene encoding 23S rRNA (guanosine(2251)-2'-O)-methyltransferase RlmB, with product MAQQLVYGLHAVQALLKSSPQQVQELLLLRGRKDQKLQKIVRQAEQNEIVIRYVDRRTLDEKVGDDGNHQGAVAVCMGETQVYDEQFLKSLLKKLDEKGENAFLLVLDGITDPHNLGACLRSAEAAGVQAVIAPKDKAAGLTPTARKVACGAAEVLPFVTVTNLARTLQMLQQAGVWIYGAAGEAEQDVYQTSLTGSIAIVMGAEGPGLRRLTRENCDHLIKIPMAGEVSSLNVSVATGVCLFEAVRQRQA from the coding sequence GTGGCACAACAATTGGTATACGGCCTGCACGCGGTGCAGGCACTATTGAAAAGTTCTCCCCAGCAGGTGCAGGAGCTCCTGTTGCTGCGTGGGCGCAAAGATCAGAAGTTACAGAAGATTGTGCGTCAGGCGGAGCAGAATGAGATCGTCATCCGTTACGTCGACCGTCGCACTCTGGATGAAAAAGTCGGCGACGACGGCAATCACCAGGGCGCGGTTGCCGTCTGCATGGGCGAGACCCAGGTATATGACGAGCAGTTCCTGAAATCCCTGCTGAAAAAGCTGGACGAAAAAGGTGAGAACGCTTTTCTGCTGGTGCTGGATGGCATCACCGATCCGCACAATCTCGGCGCCTGCCTGCGCTCGGCGGAGGCGGCGGGTGTGCAGGCGGTGATCGCACCCAAGGACAAGGCCGCGGGACTGACGCCCACTGCGAGAAAAGTTGCCTGCGGCGCGGCAGAAGTGCTGCCGTTTGTCACCGTCACCAATCTCGCCCGCACCCTGCAGATGCTGCAGCAGGCAGGCGTGTGGATCTATGGCGCCGCCGGCGAGGCGGAGCAGGATGTCTACCAGACCTCCCTCACCGGTTCCATCGCCATCGTCATGGGTGCGGAAGGTCCCGGGCTGCGGCGGCTGACCCGGGAAAACTGCGATCACCTGATCAAAATCCCCATGGCCGGCGAGGTCAGCAGCCTCAATGTTTCCGTAGCCACCGGCGTATGCCTGTTCGAGGCGGTGCGTCAGCGACAGGCGTAA
- the rnr gene encoding ribonuclease R yields METVLNQDKPNSTSNDSVGSGADPHAEREAEKYEKPVPSREFLLDLLEQQSEPVAWETVADLLSIDDEDRREGVRRRLIAMSRDGQIASNRAGDFGVLDKMSLVRGRVIGHRDGFGFVSPGDGSDDLFLSHRQMRKVFDGDEVLVRETPGGFRGKREGAVVRVLKHNTHELAGRLYREDGICFVRPDNPRLTLDVMVPEDKSADAESGQYVVVKLTAQPGRNTLPHGEVTEVLGDHLAPGMEIDVAIRNYAIPHTWPAAVEAQAAEIASEVLEEDKKPRIDLRQLPLVTIDGEDARDFDDAVFCEVLPDGNWKLLVAIADVSHYVQVGTPLDIEAHERGNSVYFPDFVVPMLPEKLSNGLCSLNPEVDRLCMVCEMHIDEGGNIVDYQFFEGLMRSHARFTYTQVGEIVAERDDRNSGVRKQFAALTPHIDNLHDLYSALRSARDRRGAIDFETTETRIIFDAARKIERIVPVQRNDAHKMIEECMLAANVCAAEIMELAELPTLYRVHDTPKSERLEKLRDYLGELGLRLEGGSEPQPSDYQALLDQVEGRPDFHIIQTMLLRSMNQAVYQPENRGHFGLDYRAYAHFTSPIRRYPDLLLHRGLRWLIRNGSANPPAVAEKVRQAPGAHAIDREAILPYGTGAMVELGEHCSMTERRADDATRDVVSWLKCEYLQDHVGEIYRGVVSAVTGFGLFVELDDLYVEGLVHVTALPKDFYHFEQAQQRLVGERSGARYHLGDGVTVQVARVDLEERKVDFSFVELHPRPSYKNPKYRKPKADSKSKTDTKPKTDTKSKAGKKAPKTESTKVSGRAMEMAVEFQQERQRRGKPDLETEADKPSPWSKGLKNKSEGSDEPRPFRKRKVGSDETEVVKPSNELLPETDGETVEEQEPQKKRKPKKTPPRKGGKRPAVAARKAAQKAEKAESAQRAAKKAAKKKLKKKLSKKSPGDKGAGNKGPGKKGPGNKGPR; encoded by the coding sequence ATGGAAACAGTTTTGAATCAAGACAAGCCAAATTCTACCTCCAATGACAGCGTTGGGTCGGGTGCCGACCCCCATGCCGAGCGCGAGGCAGAGAAGTACGAAAAGCCCGTTCCCAGCCGCGAATTTCTGCTGGACTTGCTGGAGCAGCAGTCTGAGCCGGTGGCCTGGGAGACGGTGGCTGACCTGCTCTCTATTGATGATGAAGACCGCCGCGAAGGGGTGCGTCGACGCCTGATCGCCATGTCCCGGGATGGCCAGATTGCCAGCAATCGCGCCGGGGATTTCGGCGTGCTGGACAAGATGAGCCTGGTGCGAGGGCGTGTGATCGGCCATCGCGACGGTTTTGGTTTTGTCTCCCCCGGGGATGGCAGCGATGATCTGTTCCTGTCCCACCGCCAGATGCGCAAGGTATTCGACGGCGACGAGGTGCTGGTTCGGGAAACCCCCGGCGGCTTTCGCGGCAAGCGCGAAGGTGCCGTGGTCCGGGTTCTCAAGCACAACACCCATGAGCTTGCCGGTCGCCTCTACCGTGAAGATGGCATCTGCTTCGTGCGTCCGGACAACCCGCGCCTGACCCTCGATGTGATGGTGCCGGAGGACAAGAGTGCCGACGCGGAAAGCGGCCAGTATGTGGTGGTGAAACTTACCGCCCAGCCGGGACGCAATACCCTGCCCCACGGTGAAGTGACCGAAGTACTCGGTGACCACCTGGCACCGGGCATGGAGATTGACGTCGCGATTCGCAATTACGCGATTCCTCACACCTGGCCCGCGGCGGTGGAAGCGCAGGCTGCGGAGATTGCCAGCGAGGTGTTGGAAGAGGACAAGAAGCCTCGTATCGATCTGCGTCAGTTACCGCTGGTCACCATCGACGGTGAAGATGCGCGGGACTTTGACGATGCGGTGTTCTGTGAAGTGCTGCCGGATGGCAATTGGAAACTGCTGGTGGCGATCGCCGATGTTTCCCACTATGTACAGGTCGGTACGCCACTGGATATAGAGGCCCACGAGCGCGGCAACTCGGTGTATTTCCCGGATTTTGTGGTGCCGATGTTGCCGGAGAAACTCTCCAATGGCCTCTGCTCCCTGAACCCGGAAGTGGACCGGCTGTGCATGGTGTGCGAGATGCACATCGATGAAGGCGGCAACATTGTCGATTACCAATTCTTCGAAGGCCTGATGCGTAGTCACGCGCGTTTTACCTATACCCAGGTCGGTGAAATTGTGGCCGAACGGGATGATCGCAACAGCGGTGTGCGCAAGCAGTTTGCTGCGCTCACGCCCCATATCGATAACCTGCACGACCTGTACAGCGCTCTGCGCAGTGCCCGCGATCGTCGCGGCGCGATTGATTTTGAAACCACCGAGACCCGCATCATTTTCGATGCTGCGCGCAAAATCGAGCGCATCGTGCCGGTGCAGCGCAACGACGCGCACAAGATGATTGAAGAGTGCATGCTGGCAGCCAATGTCTGCGCCGCAGAGATTATGGAGCTGGCGGAATTGCCGACGCTGTATCGGGTGCACGATACGCCCAAGTCTGAACGCCTGGAGAAACTGCGGGATTACCTGGGTGAGCTGGGTCTGCGTCTGGAGGGCGGTAGTGAGCCGCAGCCGAGCGACTATCAGGCGTTGTTGGATCAGGTCGAGGGTCGTCCGGATTTTCACATCATCCAGACCATGCTGTTGCGCTCCATGAATCAGGCAGTGTACCAGCCGGAAAACCGTGGCCACTTCGGTCTCGACTACCGTGCCTATGCGCACTTTACTTCGCCTATCCGCCGCTATCCGGATCTGTTGTTACACCGCGGTCTGCGCTGGCTGATCAGAAACGGCAGCGCCAATCCTCCCGCCGTGGCAGAAAAGGTGCGCCAGGCGCCGGGCGCGCATGCCATTGATCGCGAGGCGATACTGCCTTACGGCACCGGCGCCATGGTGGAGCTGGGGGAGCACTGTTCCATGACCGAGCGCCGCGCTGACGATGCGACCCGCGATGTGGTCAGTTGGCTCAAGTGCGAATATCTGCAGGATCACGTGGGCGAGATTTACCGCGGTGTGGTCAGTGCGGTCACCGGTTTTGGCCTGTTTGTGGAGCTCGACGATCTCTATGTAGAGGGCCTGGTGCACGTTACGGCGCTGCCAAAGGATTTCTATCATTTTGAACAGGCACAGCAGCGGCTGGTCGGCGAACGCAGCGGTGCGCGCTATCACCTTGGCGACGGAGTCACCGTCCAGGTGGCGCGGGTGGATCTGGAAGAGCGCAAGGTGGACTTCTCCTTTGTGGAGTTACACCCGCGCCCCAGTTACAAAAATCCCAAGTACCGCAAACCCAAGGCCGATAGCAAATCGAAAACCGATACAAAACCCAAAACCGATACAAAGTCCAAGGCCGGAAAAAAGGCCCCCAAAACTGAAAGTACTAAAGTGAGTGGTCGCGCGATGGAAATGGCGGTGGAATTCCAGCAGGAGCGCCAGCGTCGGGGTAAGCCCGATTTGGAGACTGAAGCAGACAAGCCGAGCCCGTGGAGTAAGGGCCTGAAAAACAAATCGGAAGGCAGCGACGAGCCGCGCCCGTTCCGCAAGCGCAAGGTTGGCAGCGATGAGACGGAAGTGGTCAAACCTTCTAATGAGCTGTTGCCCGAAACCGATGGCGAAACCGTAGAAGAGCAGGAGCCACAGAAGAAGCGCAAGCCCAAGAAAACTCCGCCCCGCAAGGGCGGCAAGCGTCCGGCCGTAGCCGCGCGCAAGGCAGCGCAGAAAGCGGAAAAGGCGGAATCCGCGCAGCGGGCTGCCAAGAAGGCGGCAAAGAAAAAGCTCAAGAAAAAACTGAGCAAGAAAAGCCCTGGCGATAAAGGAGCCGGAAACAAGGGACCCGGAAAAAAAGGGCCCGGTAATAAAGGCCCGAGGTAA
- the ppc gene encoding phosphoenolpyruvate carboxylase: protein MDQDQNAPLREDVRLLGEELGAVLREQAGEQLFDTVETIRQAAVESRSHGEMQGGRLRELLDPLDDPTLLEVARAFSQFLNLANLAEQRHRERLRRHHQRFPGDPDTDRGLRQVLAELKKANVSQDKVREVLQDLSVELVLTAHPTEVTRRTLIRKYDQMADLLAELDRPDLNDEEAENLRRHLREQILSAWSTDEIRRERPTPVDEAKWGFATIEQSLWHAVPQGMREIESELKLAGLPDLPSDWVPIRFASWMGGDRDGNPNVTHKVTRQVLTLARWMAADLYLRDVENLLADLSMHRASDELLARTGPSTEPYRLLLRAVRDRLRNTRALMEARVNGSAEPEGDIYSSGSELYEELSLIDRSLREVGLAAIAEGQLKDTLRRLNCFGITLLRLDIRQESTRHADAVDAITRYLDLGSYADWGEKVKQKFLLAELESRRPLVDKAFFDSEFCTPEVREVLETCRVIAEQGPEGLGAYVISMARTSSDVLAVMLLQKIAGVSEPMRVVPLFETLDDLDNAFDTMSALLEIPFYRERVREGQEVMIGYSDSAKDAGFLGAAWAQFRAQESLTGIFREHNIPLTLFHGRGGSISRGGSPTRMSLLSQPPGSVAGRIRVTEQGEMIRFKYGRPSVAAYNLEQYVAATLEATLLPPAEPRPEWRAQMDQLTDVSVRAYREVVQDDPALVSYLRTVTPETELSRLALGSRPARRKPGGGVETLRAIPWVFAWTQMRLMLPAWLGTGAALENGLAHAPDTLRAMSDQWPFFQTVVDMLEMVLAKSDPRVASWYEERLTDDPELQRLGKELRSRLSRTVDALGQLTGRESLLDNNPVMRWSIRVRDPYTDPLHLLQAELMDRLRHREEDPELESALMVTIAGIAAGMRNTG from the coding sequence GTGGATCAAGATCAGAATGCTCCTCTTAGGGAAGATGTTCGCCTGCTCGGCGAAGAGCTTGGCGCGGTATTGCGTGAACAGGCGGGCGAGCAGCTTTTCGATACGGTTGAAACCATTCGCCAGGCGGCGGTAGAAAGCCGCAGTCACGGAGAAATGCAGGGCGGTCGGCTGCGCGAACTGCTCGACCCCCTGGATGATCCCACCCTGCTGGAGGTGGCGCGCGCGTTCAGCCAGTTTCTGAACCTGGCCAATCTCGCCGAGCAGCGCCATCGCGAGCGCCTGCGTCGCCACCACCAGCGCTTCCCCGGAGACCCGGATACGGACCGCGGTCTGCGCCAGGTGCTGGCGGAGCTGAAAAAAGCCAATGTCAGCCAGGACAAGGTGCGCGAAGTACTGCAAGACCTGTCCGTGGAGCTGGTGCTCACCGCGCACCCCACCGAGGTCACCCGCCGCACCCTGATTCGCAAGTACGACCAGATGGCGGACCTGCTGGCCGAGCTGGATCGCCCGGATCTCAATGACGAAGAGGCGGAAAACCTGCGCCGTCATCTGCGCGAACAGATCCTGTCCGCCTGGAGCACCGATGAGATTCGCCGCGAGCGTCCCACCCCGGTGGATGAGGCCAAATGGGGCTTTGCCACCATCGAGCAGTCCCTGTGGCACGCGGTGCCCCAGGGGATGCGCGAAATCGAATCAGAATTGAAGCTGGCCGGCCTGCCAGACTTGCCCAGCGACTGGGTACCGATCCGCTTCGCCTCCTGGATGGGCGGTGACCGCGACGGCAACCCCAATGTGACCCATAAGGTGACCCGCCAGGTGCTGACCCTGGCGCGCTGGATGGCGGCTGACCTCTATCTGCGGGATGTGGAAAACCTGCTCGCCGATCTTTCCATGCACCGCGCCAGCGACGAACTGCTGGCACGCACCGGCCCCAGTACCGAACCCTATCGCCTGCTGTTACGCGCGGTGCGCGATCGCCTGCGCAATACCCGCGCATTGATGGAGGCCCGGGTCAACGGTAGCGCGGAGCCGGAAGGCGATATCTACAGCAGCGGCAGCGAGCTTTACGAAGAACTCAGTCTGATCGACCGCTCACTGCGTGAAGTGGGCCTGGCGGCGATTGCCGAAGGGCAGCTCAAGGACACCCTGCGCCGTCTCAACTGTTTCGGTATTACCCTGCTGCGCCTGGATATCCGTCAGGAGTCTACCCGTCACGCGGATGCCGTAGATGCCATTACCCGCTATCTGGACCTGGGCAGCTACGCGGACTGGGGCGAAAAGGTCAAACAGAAGTTCCTGCTGGCCGAGCTGGAAAGTCGCCGTCCGCTGGTGGACAAAGCATTTTTTGACAGCGAGTTTTGCACGCCGGAAGTGCGCGAAGTGCTGGAAACCTGTCGCGTGATTGCGGAGCAGGGGCCCGAAGGGCTGGGCGCCTACGTGATTTCCATGGCGCGCACCTCTTCCGATGTGCTGGCGGTGATGTTGCTGCAGAAGATCGCCGGGGTCAGCGAGCCCATGCGCGTGGTGCCGCTGTTCGAGACCCTGGACGATCTCGACAATGCCTTCGACACCATGAGTGCGCTGCTGGAGATTCCCTTCTACCGCGAGCGCGTGCGGGAAGGACAGGAAGTGATGATTGGCTATTCCGACTCCGCCAAAGATGCGGGTTTCCTGGGGGCCGCCTGGGCCCAGTTCCGTGCGCAGGAGTCGCTCACCGGAATTTTCCGCGAGCACAATATTCCACTGACCCTGTTTCATGGCCGCGGCGGCTCCATCTCCCGTGGTGGTTCCCCCACGCGGATGTCGCTGTTGTCGCAGCCCCCGGGCTCTGTCGCCGGCCGTATTCGCGTGACCGAGCAGGGCGAGATGATCCGCTTCAAATACGGGCGTCCATCGGTGGCAGCCTACAATCTGGAGCAGTATGTGGCCGCCACGCTCGAGGCCACACTGCTGCCACCGGCAGAGCCGCGTCCGGAGTGGCGCGCGCAGATGGATCAGCTGACCGACGTTTCGGTGCGCGCATACCGCGAGGTGGTACAGGATGATCCGGCGCTGGTGTCCTACCTGCGTACGGTGACCCCGGAGACCGAGCTGAGTCGCCTGGCGCTGGGCAGTCGCCCGGCGAGGCGCAAGCCTGGCGGCGGGGTGGAAACCCTACGGGCGATTCCATGGGTATTTGCCTGGACCCAGATGCGACTGATGCTGCCGGCTTGGCTGGGCACCGGTGCGGCGCTGGAGAATGGGTTGGCACATGCGCCGGATACACTGCGGGCCATGAGTGACCAGTGGCCGTTCTTCCAGACGGTGGTGGATATGCTGGAGATGGTGCTGGCGAAGTCCGATCCCCGCGTGGCTTCCTGGTATGAGGAGCGGCTGACGGACGATCCGGAACTGCAGCGTCTCGGCAAGGAGTTACGCAGCCGTCTCTCCCGCACGGTGGATGCGCTCGGTCAGTTGACGGGCCGCGAGAGTCTGCTGGATAACAATCCGGTGATGCGCTGGTCGATTCGTGTGCGCGATCCTTACACCGATCCATTGCACCTGTTGCAGGCGGAGTTGATGGACCGGTTGCGTCACCGCGAGGAAGATCCGGAGCTGGAAAGTGCGTTGATGGTGACCATCGCGGGTATTGCGGCGGGGATGCGCAATACTGGCTAG